The Bacteroidota bacterium genomic sequence CAATTACCCGGCAGCTTATTATTTCTATCTGTGTGACAGTGCTGCACTTTTACCAATTATCGATGAAATTAACCCTTTAATCGGCTTTTAATTTCCCTTTAATCTGTAGTAATTAATAATATTATTGTTATTGACAGGTAGAGTGATTTTTTGTAATGCATTAATATTCAGATTGCTGGTAATGTGTTTGTCAGGAATGGTTAATCAAAATAATATAATTGGTCATGTTTAACGGGCAATACTTGACTAATCTCCTGTGCAGATTACCGTAAGAAATCAACAGTAAGGACTGTTCTGCGTTAAGATAATCAGACCGGTAATCAACGGTTATCATTCAAACACAAATTACACGACTTATGAAACAACTTGCGTCCCTGCTTTTGCTTACGGTACTCGTTTTAGCCGTACCAGCCTGCAAAAAGTACCCAGAAGGCCCCACTATCAGCCTGAGAACAAAAACCGCACGCGTATCGAATGAATGGACAGTAGAAAAAAGTATGCGAAACGGCGTCGATCAAACTGCTGCATTTAACACCGCATATTCAGGGTTAATTGAAACCTATACTAAAGACGGTGTCTGGACTTATTCCTACACAGATGCCGGAGGTAACTTGGTTTCAGGTGCGGGTGAATGGGAGTTTGAAGACGATGACGACGACGATGACGGGGATGGCGACGATGATCCGCGCAAATCATCGATTGAACGGGAAAACAGCAATAACCTTCCCTCTGAAATACACATTCTGAAGCTGGAGGAGAAAGAAATGTGGTATTGGTACAAAGAAAATAACGATCGCGTAGAGGTTCATCTCACGGAAAAGAAGTAAGGTTTTTCAATAATTGAGAAGGCGTGAGGAATAAATCCCCTCACGCCTTTTTCGTGTATAACTTCCTTACTTTTGTTCTTTATCTGTTTCTCAAACTAACCATGAGTCGCATTGTTACCGGCCTGGTGGCTGATTTTTGCCCGCCTGCCTTTGCCTTGCACTAGCCTGCCGAAAACTATGTGTTTAGGCAGAACAAATCAGAAAAATAACTGCAAAAAATTTGAAAACAATTAATATTAGTTATATTTGTGTTGGAGGCTTAGTCGGGAAACTGATTCTGCCTTTTTTTATTTTATGTAGATTATGCTCCAAATTTCCATTTTGTTTATTTCACCTACTGTTCGATAGGTAGTATATCTGAGTGATTTTAACATTTCCACAAATTCATGTAGTTCTCTTCTAATCGGTTTCTCCATACTTTTTAGTCGCAGACCCCAGCAAATAAGGTAAGCAATCAAATCTGCAATTTGAATCCCCGTTGTTAAGTCACTATGAACGAAAAATGGCTCGGGTATGATGAGTGAAGATCTTTGCCTGCCTTTAGTTGTTTTTTTAAAGTAGTTTTCGATTTCTGTGATTAATTTATGGCTGTGTGACTTTTCAAATTCATCAAAAACAACAATGCCTTGCTCTTCAGTCTTTTTTCATCCAAATAATAATACATCCTCTCAAGCACATACACATAATCTCTTCTGAGCAAACCCTCCGGGTCACCATCAGTAATTCTGGGTTTTCCAGACTCCGACGAAATAGTGGCAAATACCCGAACTCTGAATCTGATACATAAATCAAGCAATCGTTTTACATATTCAAGTTTGGCCTGTGCCAGAGCAGCCCAATGGCGGGTTGTAGAATTTTTCCCATCAGAAAGACATTCCCGGGCAAGAGTTGTCCTTTCCTCGGCTGGTATTGGCGGGTGTAAAGCGGCATGTTTAAAGACCTTACTTTTGAGAAATGTCTGCCCCTTAATTTCTCTATGGCTGGTACCATAACGCATTCCAAATAGTTGTTCCTCATGTTGTTTTAACTGAGAAATCATATTCCATAAATTACAATCATTTATTGATACACCACAAAGTACTTCATAAGGAGATTTATCGTGGTCTGTACCACTTTCATCAATAAAGAAAAAATAAGCCATAATTTATTTTCTGGGCAATATAAATCTTGTTTACGAATGCCTCAGCCAGGATAAATCATTTTGCTGTAAATGAGGATAATAAAATATTCCCGCCCGACTACCTCACATTTCCCTGCCACAACTTCCTTACTTTTACGCTTCATCTGAATACAAATTACCATGAGTCGCATTCTTACCGGCATTCAGAGCAGCAACATTCCTCACCTCGGAAACATTCTTGGTGCGGTGCAGCCTGCGGTGCAGCTTTCGCACGACCCGGCCAATCACGCCATTTACTTTATTGCCGATTTACACTCGCTCACCAGCCAGCGCGATGCAACTGCCCGCCGCGAAAGTGTACACGCCGTGGCCGCCACCTGGCTCGCTTTCGGACTCGATACCGAACGTAATATTCTCTTCCGCCAGAGCAGTGTGCCCGAAGTATGCGAACTTACCTGGTACCTGAGCTGCTTTATGTCGTTTCAGCGTTTGCAGCTTGCACACTCTTTCAAAGACAAATCAGAAAATGGCGCCGATGTAAATACGGGTTTGTTTACCTATCCCGTACTCATGGCGGCTGATATTCTGCTGTACGATTCAAACATCGTACCCGTAGGCAAAGACCAGAAACAACACATTGAGTTTACCCGCGATCTCGCCGAACGCATCAACCATCACTATCAGAAAGAAATTTTCGTGGTGCCCGAACACCGCATCGACGAACAGGTAATGGTAGTGCCCGGCACCGACGGACGCAAGATGAGCAAGTCGTACAACAACTTCATCAACATCTTCCTGCCCGAAAAGGAACTGAAGAAAGTGGTGATGAGCATTGTAACCGATTCCACTCCTCTCGAAGAGCCGAAGAATCCGGATACCGATAATGTGTTTGCCATTTACCGTTTGCTTGCTTCAGCCGCTCAAACCGAAGAACTGCGGGCAAAATACCTCGCCGGTAATTTCGGCTACGGTCACGCCAAAACGGCGCTGTACGAGCTTATTCTTGATGCCTACAAAACCCAGCGCGAGTCATATCACCATTACATGAACGACCGCGCATCGCTGGAAGCCGAGTTGAAAAAGGGCGAAAATAAAGCGCGTGAAATTGCCTTGCCGGTGTTGCAACGCGTGCGTGAGGTGATGGGGTTCTAAATTTACTGCGCCGGAATTTCACCGCTCAGCACAATCTCGCCCTGCGGACTTTGCAATGTGCCCTGTTTCCAGATTCCTCCGTCAACATAAATGGTTACAAGAAAGGAATACTGCGGCGAGGTGCTGCTCACTTTAGCTTTCATAAACTCGCCCGGTTCGGCACGGCGCACGGGCGATGTCCAGCTTGTGGCAGAGGAGGTAGTCTGCACTTCTGTTCCGGCGACGTTTTGCGTGTAGCTTATTGTACACGTGGCCGATCCGCTGGCCTGTTTCACATTCACGGTAACCATGCGCGAATTGTCGCGTTTGCAGGCGGTAAAAGCGATAACGAGAACAAGCAGCAGGTAGCGCATGGTGATGAAAGTTGGTAAGGATAGTGTAATTTACGGCAAGGCCAGTTCACCGGCAAACGGCATTTGAGAAACGGTTGTGGGTAAATAATAAATGGCATTCGGGTTGCGAATGCCAATCGTTAGCCCACCATGAGGTTGCAGCCGCGCACATCGCTGTGGTCGAAACGGCCGAGTATTTCGAAGCTGCCGTTTTCATGCAGTTTGCCCAGATCCTGTGTGGCAATGAAACTGCAGCTATGCAGGTTGGCAAGGTCTGTAATGCATACGCCGCCTGTTTTTCCGAATCCGGCCGTGCTCAGCGGGTCGTTCATTTCGCGTATGTGAATGCGCATCCACGGCGGGCAGTAAAAAATCCCGTCGCCTTTTGAGTAGGCCTGCGAAAGCAGCTCGGTCATGCCGTATTCCGAGTGGATATGTGCAACGGAAAACGCGCTGCATAACGTTTCATGCACTTCTTCGCGTATCATTTCGCGGCGTTTGCCTTTCATGCCGCCGGTTTCCATAATTATGGTGTGCGGCAGCGGCTGCGGAAACTGTTCGGCCAGATCGAGCAGGGCATACGTTACACCCAGCAACAGCACCGGTTGTGCGGCCTGGCTGAGTTGCCTGAGCAAGGCAGCCAGTTCGGCGAGGTTGTGCAGGTAAAAACCGCTTTCGGGGCGGTTGCTGCGTTTTATCAGCGCATCGGCCATATATACCAGCGATGAACCTTCGCGTTCGAGGTACGAAGGCAGCAGCGCCAGCACGACGTAGTTTTGAATATCGCCGTAAAACAATTCAAAACTGCGCATGAAGCTTTCTTCATACAGCGAAACATCGGCTACAAAATGCTGCGAGGTAATTTGGCCCGTGGTGCCGCTGCTGGTAAAAATCTGCTGCGGCTGCAGGCCGTCTTCCAGTATGCGGTGTGTTTTGTACAAACTGGCCGGCAGGTAGGGAATCTGTGCGGGACTGGTTACGTTTTCGGGTGTAATGCCCAGCAATTGCACAAATTCGCGGTACACGGCCACGTGCTGCGCCTGATGCCTGAATACGCGCAAGGTGAGGGCATCGTAATCAGCAGCGGTAAAAATCCCGTTTCGCAGTGTGGCCGCATTCATGCCGCAAAGTTCGCAATTTCTGCCAGAGTGGTTTTGCGCGGCAGAAAAGAAGAAGAGGCTGTTTCATGGGTTCGAAACAGCCTCTTCAAAAAATTATACTTCCACTAAATCAGATAAACATATCGAGCAGGTAATACACCCCCGCGCCTACCGCACCCGAAACCGGTATGGTAAGAATCCACGCCCAGAGCAGGTTTACCGTAACACCCCAGCGCACGGCCGACACACGTTTGGTGACTCCCACACCGATAATGGCACCGGTAATGGTGTGTGTGGTAGAAACCGGTACACCCATGCCCTGCGATACACCGTAAAGCGTAATGGCACCCGCTGTTTCAGCTGCCACACCTTCGAGCGGTGTTACTTTGGTGATTTTTGTGCCCATTGTTTTCACAATGCGCCAGCCGCCCATCATGGTGCCTAAACCAATAGCCGCATAGCATACCAGCGGAACCCAGTCGGGAATGTGTTTGATTTTTTCCTTGAGCTTGTGTCCGGTTTGTTTCTGGTATTCCTTCTTATATACTGCATAGGTGGCACCCTCAGGCAGTGTAACCTTGTCTTTGGTTATTTCGTCTTCGTAAGCAAACCCGAGTGTGTTCCAGCTTTCGGTTTTGTAATTGCTATCAACCTTTATCATTGCGGCATTAAATACCATGAGCGCTGCGGCAATAATACCCATTACTTTCTGCGAGTCGCTGCCGCCGTGGCCGATACTGAATGCGGCCGAAGAAACCAACTGCAGGCGTTTAAACCAGCGTTCGGTTTTGGCGTGGGGCGAGTTGCGTACAATGTTCAGAATAAGTACGGTGAGCAGATACGAAACTACAAGACCAATAATTGGCGCCAGGAAAATGAAGAGAAAGGTTTTGATGATGCTTTCCTGATTCACTACGGCAAACGTGCCTGCGTGTGCAATGGCTGCACCTGCAAAACCGCCTATAAGTGTGTGCGACGAGCTTGACGGAATGCCATACCACCAGGTAAGCAGGTTCCAGAAAATGGCAGCCACCATACCGGCAAAAATTACAGTGAGGTTAATTGCATCACTGTGTACCGTTTTTGCCACGGTATCTGCTACTTTCAGGTCGAAAATCCAGAACGCCACAAAGTTGAAAAAGGCTGCCCAGAGCACCGCCTGAAAGGGCGAAAGTACCTTGGTCGAAACCACTGTGGCAATCGAGTTGGCTGCATCGTGAAACCCGTTAATCAGGTCGAATGCAATGGCCAGCACGATAATAATTATGAGTACTGTCATCATAACGAACAGTGGTTACGCCTTATGCGTATTTAATCAGAATAGACTGAATGGTGTTGGCTGCATCTTCGCACTTGTCGGTTGCAGTTTCGAGTGCCGAGAGCAGTTCCTTGATCTTGATGATCTGAATGGCATCCTTCTCGGTCTCGAAAAGCGAAGCAATGCTGCGGTTGAAAATATCATCGGCTTCGTTTTCGAGGCTGTTGATTTTTACGCAGGCTTCTTTAATGGCAGTGATGTCTTTCATATTCTTCAGGTTCACCACAGCTACATTCAGCTCGATAGAACCCTTGAGAATAATTTCAGCCAGCTTCACTACCGACTCGTTCAGCGTATCCATGCGGTAAAGCTCCACACGCTTTGATGAGCCATGAATAAAATCAAGTACATCGTCAATAGCCGAGGTGAGTGCGTGAATGTCTTCACGGTCAAACGGCGTAATGAAGTTGCGGCTGAGTTCGTTAAAAATCATGTGGGTGATGTTGTCACCCGTGTGTTCGAGATGCTCAATTTCCTTGATGAGTTCCTTGCGCTTTTCGGGAACGGTGGTAATCACCATTTCGTTGAGCACTTTTGATGCTTTAATCAGGTTTTCGGTAGCCTGCTGGAAAAGCGGGAAGAACTTGCGGTCTTTCGGGACGAGTAATTGTAAAATTCCCATTGAATTCAGGATTGGTTTAGGACTAATCTGCGGCAAAGGTAATTTACCTGTCTGATAGTCAGGTTAAGTTAATGTTACCAATGTTAACTATCTGAAAATCAGCTGTCTGATTCATGTTTGAGTACTTTGGCTTCGACGAAGAAGATAATTTCTTCGGCGATGTTTTTTGTTTGGTCGCCCACGCGTTCTAACTTTCTGATGATGGACAGCATATTCAGGCAATGCAGCGGATCCTGTGCGCTTCCAATCAGTTTGAGTGTAGTTTGTGTGGCGGCAAGGTTTATCTCGTCGAGCAGATCGTCTTTCGCAAATACGTCGCGGGCCAATGTGGTATTTTCTGTAATAAACGCTTCCAGCGAGTCATCCAGCATACTTACAGCCGTTTTATACATTTCGTCAAAACGATAGGCTGTAATGAGTTCTTCGGGGAAGGGTGTTTTCACATCCAGTACATAGCGCGCAATTCCTTCGGCATTATCGCCAATCCGTTCGAGGTTGGTGTTAATTTTAAGCGCGGCAAGAATAAACCGAAGATCCACTGCTACCGGATTAAACAACGCCAGTATGTTTTCGCAGTCGCGGTCGGTTTTGAGTTCGAGCGAATTGATTTTACGCTCCAGTTCCAGTACTTCGCGTGCCAGGCCGTGGTCAAATTGCACGAGTGCGTTTTTGCACTTGCCGATTTGCGCGCGCACTAACCGCTGCATATCAATGAGCTGTTCTTTCAGCAGGTGTAATTCGGTATCGAGGTGCGTCATGCCTGATGCGTTTTCAATAATTATTATCCGAAGCGCCCGGTGAGGTAATTCTGCGTTTTCGGATTTTGGGGATTGGTAAAAATGGCTTTGGTGAAGCCGGTTTCAATCAGTTCGCCTTCGTAAAAGAATGCCGTATAATCGCTCACACGGCCGGCCTGCTGCATGTTGTGTGTGACAAACAGAATGGTGTACTGATCTTTGAGCGAGTAAATCAACTCCTCAATACGCGCCGCTGAAACCGGGTCGAGTGCCGATGCCGGTTCGTCCATAAGCAGCACCGAAGGTTCCACCGCCAACGCCCGCGCAATGCAAAGGCGCTGCTGCTGCCCGCCCGAAAGCTTCCATGCCGACTGCCGCAGTTTGTCTTTCACTTCATCCCACAAAAAAGCACGCTTGAGCGCATACTCTACGTGATCAGCAATAAATCCTTTTTCAGTAATTCCGTTTACACGCAGGCCGTAAGCCACATTTTCGTATATACTTTTCGGAAACGGATTGGGCTTTTGAAACACAATCCCCACATTTTTCCGCAACTGATCCACATCGGCACTCCGGCTGTAAATATCCTGTCCGTCGATAAATATCTCGCCGGTAATACGGGCTTCGGGAATAAGATCGTTCAGGCGATTAAAAAGGCGGAGAAAGGTAGTTTTGCCGCATCCGCTGGGGCCAATAAGTGCGGTTACGGTTTTCTCCGGAATCTTCATGTTTATTCCCTTCAGCGCATGAAAATTGCCGTAGTGAAGATTTACCTGTGAGGTGGAAATCTTGACCGGTTTTTCAAGAGTGCCTTTTTGTGTGCCTTTATTTTCGGAATGAAGATTCATTTTAATATCCGTGATTATATTTTTTCTCCGGCTTTACGGTTCAGGCGATTTCGGAGCAAACCAGTAAGCATATTCATGAGCAGCACCAGTAAAATTAATATCAGTGCAGTTCCGAATGCAGCCGGCTGAGACTTTTCTATATCGTTGCCGCTGGTAGCCAGCACATAGAGGTGATAGGGGAGCGCCATTACCTGATCGAAAATACTTTCAGGCAGGCGGGTGAGGAAGTAGGCGGCAGCGGTGAAAAGTATGGGAGCTGTTTCGCCTGATACGCGGCCCACAGCAAGCACAAAGCCGGTAAGAATGCCCGGCATGGCTTGCGGAAGTACTACACGCCTTGTAGTTTGCCAACGTGTGGCGCCCAGTGCGTAGCTGCCCATGCGGTGAGCAGGGGCAACGGCCTTCAACGCTTCTTCGGTAGTGCGGATTACCACAGGCAGCACCATTACCGCCAGCGTAAGCGAACCCGCCAGAATGCTGCTGCCAAAGCCCAGCCCGTTTACAAACATCGACATGCCGAACAGTCCGAATACCACGGAAGGCACACCGGCAAGGTTGCTGGTCATAATGCGGATAAACTGTTTCAGCGGGCCGTTTGATACATATTCGCTCAGATAAATGCCCGCCATTACGCCTACCGGAAATGCAAACAGCATACTGCCCGCTGCAAGACACAGCGTGCCCACAATGGCGGGGAAAATACCACCCTCGGTCATGCCGTTTTTAGGCGATGCGGTAAGGAATTCCCAGCTTAGCGCCGGTGCTCCTTTAATTGTAATATAGCCTACAATGAGCAGCAGCAGCAATGCCACAAGCACACTCATGGCGCGCAGCAGTGCAAAGGCTACCTGCTGTTGCCTGCGCTTGCGTGCCGAAGCGGCTTTGAACAGGTCTGAAAGCGCAATTTTCTTTTCCGGTGCGTTCATAGTCCGGCAGCCCTCCTGCGCCTGATGACTAAGTACTCGACCAGCAGATTGAATGTGAGTGTAATTAAAAACAGCAAACAGCCAAGCGCAAACAGCGCCTTGCTGTGTGTGCTGCCTTGTGCGGCTTCGCCAAGTTCGCCGGCAATGGTGGCGGGTAACGTGCGCACGGGTTCAAGCAAGGAGTGTGGAATAACGGCTGCGTTTCCGGTAACCATAAGCACAGCCATGGTTTCGCCCACAGCACGGCCAATGCCCAGCACCGCTGCCGCCGCAATGCCTGATGATGACCACGGCAACACCACGCGCCAGATGGTTTGCCACTGTGTAGCGCCCAGCGCAAGGCTGGCTTCCTTCATTTCGCGCGGCGTGCTGCGCAGTGCATCTTCGGATACGGAAATGATAGACGGCAGCGCCATAATGGCGAGCAGCACACTTCCGGCCAGTCCTGTTTCACCTACTTCCAGATCAAACAACTTTTGTATGGCCGGCACCACAACCATAAGCCCGAAAAATCCATACACCACACTCGGAATGCCCGCCAGCAATTCTACCGCAGGTTTGAGAATACGGCGCACACCGGGCCGCGCTATTTCGCTGATGTAGATGGCGGCGGCCAGCCCCAGGGGCAATGCAATAAGTATGGCGGCAATGCACACCCACAAAGAACCCAGCAGCAAGGGCAATGCACCATACTGTGCAGCAGGTTTGGCTGTGGGATACCAGTTGCGCCCGCTGAGAAACGAAATGAGACTTACCTGCCGGGTTTGCACAAAATGGCCTTTGAAACTGCGCGGTGTGTACGAGGTGTCAAACGCCGCAAGTATGCCCGGCATACTGTCTATGAGTTGGCCGATGCACTGCGGCAGATTGGTAAAGTCCGGCCCCAGCGCCGAATCGCTGAAGTAGCGGGTAATGTCGCTCTGGTAAAATGGTATAACCGCCCTGTCGGGGCCGCCGGCTTCTTTCCAGTTGGTAATCTGTCCGTCGTACATCTTCCGGATCACATCGGCATCAAGTTTTGTGACCGGGTTGCTTTGATGCACGGCGAGTACCACGCGCGCCTCAACCGGTGATTCCGAAAAAACGCCAAGCCCTTCGCGGAAGAGATACGCAAAAATGAGAATTACTGCAGCCGTAGTTACCGCCCCGCTCAGGGTGAGCAGGCTTTCGATGAATTTTTCGGTAAATTTCCTGAGCAGTTTCATTGATGTTTCCCGTGCAAGTTAATTCAGTTTACGGGAATATAACCTTCGGCTTTTACCAGTTGCTGACCGCGTGGTGAAAGCACAAAATTGATATAGGGCAACGCATGTGCAGCGCCGCTGCGGACATAGATCAGATAAAGCGGCCGCGAAATCGGATAGTCAGGCGATGCCATATCAGGCAAGGTATAGGGTTGTCCCTGCGAATAGGAAACCGCCAGTGCTTTTACTGATGTATTGAGGTGCGCCAGACTGGTATAGCCCACAGCGCCTGGTGTTTGACTCACCGACTGTACAATGGCGCCGTTGCTGGATGCGCAGAGGGCTGATGCGGAGAAATTGCGCCGGTCAAGCACATGCTCTTTAAAAAACTCATAAGTGCCCGAACTCGACTCGCGTGAGAAAAGCACAATTTTCTGATCGCTGCCGCCTACTTCTTTCCAGTTGGTAATGCGTCCGGTGTAAATGTGCTCAATCTGTTGGCGGGTTAGTTGTTTCACCGGATTGGAGGGATGTACCACAACTGCCAGTGCATCATAAGCAATGGGTTGCTGCACAATATCAAGCTGCGCGGCTTTGAAACTTATTTTTTCATCGGTGCTCAACGCACGCGAGGACATTGCTATATCCGTAGTGCTTTCAAGCAGTGCCTTAATTCCCACTCCCGATCCGCCTCCGGTTACTTCAAGCGACGGCACAGAATCCTGTAACATATACACTTCGGCTTCACGCTGCACAAGCGGCAATACGGTGTCGCTGCCCTTAATGCTGATTACCGAACGGTTCTTACGTCGTGTGAGCCAGTTGCCCGAACAACCGGCACTTAAAGCCAGCAGCAAAAAGAGAAAAACGCAAATCCGTGTGGGTATGGCCGAAATCACATACAAACATCGGCTTACAATATTAAGTGAATGTTAAGTTGGCCCGGAAAGGGCATAAAAAAGGGGATTTTTTCAAATCCCCTTGCTGAATCAGTAGTTAAACTGAACCTGAATCCGTAGTAAATTGCCGGTCTGGTTGTTAAACTTATTGGCCTTGTCGGAAGTGTTTCGGATCGAATACACGTAGCAGGTGGTAATTTCCAGGCTTTTCATAATCTGATATTCGATACCGAAATCATATTCATTCATTTTCAGTGCCTTTGTATCGGTGGCAATTTTTACACCACCACTGTAATACTGGGCGCGGAAATAGGGGATGATAGTTTGACCGGTTTTGGGGAGTTTGGTTTTGTAGAAGATGGTTACAAAGCCGCCTTCGAGGGGAGTGTTGAGGATGGAGTCGCTATCCACACGGTACATCGGACTTTCGCCAATGTTGTATTCGGCGAGGATGCCAAAGGGTTGCGGGGCAAGCGCAATGCTTACGGCCACACGTTTATCACGGTAGGTAGAGGTTGAATTCCGCTTTACACCGCTTGAAGCCTGTCCGCTTTCGAGGGTAAAAAAGCCGGTGTAGCCCTGCACGCCGATTTCGAGGATCTGCTTGCCAAAACCAAACGGATAAGAGAGGCGGCCTATTACATGCATGCTGTTGTTCAGCTCGGGTTTGTTGGTGCTTTGTCCGTTGTAAACCCCGAAACCAAACACACCGTAGTTGTTTGAGCCTTTCAGGCCTTGTTCGGCAAGAAGATCATAACGGTAACGGGCTTTGCGCGGTGTCCAGTAGAAAAATGCACCGAGGTCGCGCTCGCTGGGAGCGGCAGTGTTCAGTGCATCCGCACGGTCGAGCGGCAAACGGTTCTGGCTCGACTGCATGTTTTCGAAACCAAAAGGCACCTTGCTCTGTCCTACACGGAAGCGAAAAACCTTGCCGGTATCCACATAAATATCGGCATACAAGTCGCGGATTTGTCCGAAGTGCATATT encodes the following:
- a CDS encoding porin, which encodes MLKLNHIRLLTLAATLFSLSVMAQPVADSLPAAKPAQIKPAAPKKSHWYDKIQLRGYTQVRYNRLLETNPDLKFDGDRSVGDKGGVLIRRARLIFFGDISSHLFLYYQVDFASNASSTNMHFGQIRDLYADIYVDTGKVFRFRVGQSKVPFGFENMQSSQNRLPLDRADALNTAAPSERDLGAFFYWTPRKARYRYDLLAEQGLKGSNNYGVFGFGVYNGQSTNKPELNNSMHVIGRLSYPFGFGKQILEIGVQGYTGFFTLESGQASSGVKRNSTSTYRDKRVAVSIALAPQPFGILAEYNIGESPMYRVDSDSILNTPLEGGFVTIFYKTKLPKTGQTIIPYFRAQYYSGGVKIATDTKALKMNEYDFGIEYQIMKSLEITTCYVYSIRNTSDKANKFNNQTGNLLRIQVQFNY